In the Helianthus annuus cultivar XRQ/B chromosome 11, HanXRQr2.0-SUNRISE, whole genome shotgun sequence genome, one interval contains:
- the LOC110886122 gene encoding PHD finger protein ALFIN-LIKE 3-like, with protein MSRDEWLYLVAVHSDSWLFNVAFFYAAYLNKNQRTRLFNLINRLTNVVEDVKKRNALQNTPRIDKSSEASGSKSKDKSCEASGSKSRIPKRDQVMDRVKAPQKL; from the exons ATGAGCCGAGACGAGTGGCTCTACCTGGTTGCAGTCCACAGTGACTCGTGGTTATTCAATGTGGCTTTCTTCTACGCTGCATATCTAAATAAAAATCAAAG GACGCGTTTGTTTAACTTGATTAACCGTCTGACCAATGTGGTTGAAGATGTGAAAAAACGGAACGCTTTACAAAACACGCCTAGAATAGACAAGAGTAGTGAAGCCAGCGGAAGCAAATCTAAAGACAAGAGTTGTGAAGCAAGCGGAAGCAAATCTAGGATCCCCAAAAG AGATCAAGTGATGGACCGAGTAAAAGCACCTCAAAAATTGTAG